In Candidatus Cloacimonas sp., a genomic segment contains:
- a CDS encoding TrkA family potassium uptake protein, producing the protein MARYGVIGLGRFGMTVAKILAENGMEVIAIDKNQDLVNEVSSIVTFAVCMDSTDEDALRAQNLNETDAVIIGIGSNIEECILTAAILKKIGVGIIYAKIESELHGRILKLIGVQHTLLPEEMVGNQLARTLISSNVLEYINLSSGHIVVEMIAPKEFVGKPLQELALPSKRGVNVVAIKYNYLSVTEDGQNVIENRLNDMPGANDIINEGDVLILLGPKGNIDKLIYETAVNKD; encoded by the coding sequence ATGGCAAGATACGGAGTAATAGGTCTCGGTCGTTTCGGTATGACCGTTGCTAAAATATTGGCAGAAAACGGGATGGAAGTGATTGCCATAGATAAAAATCAGGATTTGGTTAATGAAGTAAGCTCAATCGTTACTTTCGCCGTTTGCATGGATAGCACCGATGAAGATGCTTTAAGAGCTCAAAACCTGAATGAGACAGATGCAGTGATTATCGGTATCGGAAGTAATATTGAAGAATGCATTCTCACTGCCGCTATCCTGAAAAAAATTGGTGTGGGTATTATCTATGCCAAAATTGAATCGGAATTGCATGGCAGAATTTTGAAATTAATTGGCGTGCAGCATACTCTTCTGCCTGAAGAAATGGTAGGCAATCAATTGGCAAGAACCTTAATTTCCAGTAATGTTCTGGAATATATCAATCTCTCCAGTGGGCACATAGTAGTGGAAATGATTGCTCCCAAAGAATTTGTGGGCAAACCATTACAGGAACTTGCCCTGCCTTCAAAAAGAGGGGTGAATGTAGTTGCCATCAAATATAACTACCTTTCAGTAACGGAAGATGGGCAGAATGTAATAGAAAATCGGTTGAACGATATGCCTGGAGCCAATGATATTATTAACGAAGGCGATGTGCTA